Proteins co-encoded in one Halorussus vallis genomic window:
- the gyrB gene encoding DNA topoisomerase (ATP-hydrolyzing) subunit B: MSQESEYGAGQIQVLEGLQAVRKRPAMYIGSTDTRGLHHLVYEVVDNSIDEALAGYCSAIDVTLHEDGSVSIADDGRGIPVDTHEEYDAPALEVILTVLHAGGKFDNKSYQVSGGLHGVGVSVVNALSERFEIEVRRDGGVFRHAFERGEPAGEMERVRDLEDGEETGTYQRFWPDGDIFETTEFKFSTLATRLRELAFLNSGVAITLTDERDGQTETFEYEGGIREFVEYLNETKTPLHRDVIYFEDEADNIQVEVAMQATDELQGSIHAFANNINTREGGTHLTGFKTALTRVVNDYANDNGMLNDLDENLTGEDVREGLTAVISVKHPDPQFEGQTKTKLGNSEVRGIAESTVHEGLATFFEENPDTAEAIISKAVEAAKARKAAKKAEELTRRKNALESTALPGKLADCQSRDPSDAELFVVEGDSAGGSAKQARDREFQAILPLFGKVLNVEKHRLDRVLENDKIRNFITAIGTGVGDEFDLDEARYHKIIIMTDADVDGAHIRTLYLTLLYRYMRPLLEAGYVYAAQPPLYRIRYRGETYDAMTEAEREEIIEEKCDGNPSQVQRFKGLGEMNPEQLWETTMNPDNRILKQVTIEDAAAADKMFSVLMGDAVEPRKQFIKEHATEAEWVDI, encoded by the coding sequence ATGAGTCAGGAAAGTGAATACGGGGCCGGGCAGATTCAGGTCCTCGAAGGTTTGCAGGCGGTCCGCAAACGCCCGGCGATGTACATCGGCTCTACCGATACGCGAGGATTACACCACCTCGTTTACGAAGTCGTTGACAATTCTATCGACGAGGCGCTCGCCGGCTACTGTTCCGCGATTGATGTAACCCTCCACGAGGACGGGTCGGTGAGCATCGCAGACGATGGCCGGGGCATTCCCGTGGACACCCACGAGGAGTACGACGCCCCCGCCCTGGAAGTCATCCTCACCGTCCTCCACGCTGGCGGGAAGTTCGACAACAAGTCCTACCAGGTTTCGGGCGGCCTCCACGGCGTCGGCGTCAGCGTCGTCAACGCGCTCTCCGAGCGGTTCGAGATAGAGGTCCGACGCGACGGCGGCGTGTTCCGCCACGCCTTCGAGCGCGGCGAACCCGCCGGCGAGATGGAGCGCGTCCGCGACCTCGAAGACGGCGAGGAGACGGGCACCTACCAGCGGTTCTGGCCCGACGGCGACATCTTCGAGACGACCGAGTTCAAGTTCTCGACGCTGGCGACGCGCCTGCGCGAACTGGCGTTCCTGAACTCCGGCGTTGCCATCACGCTGACCGACGAGCGGGACGGCCAGACCGAGACGTTCGAGTACGAGGGCGGCATCCGCGAGTTCGTCGAGTACTTGAACGAGACGAAGACGCCGCTGCACCGCGACGTCATCTACTTCGAAGACGAGGCCGACAACATCCAAGTCGAGGTGGCGATGCAGGCCACCGACGAACTCCAGGGCTCGATCCACGCCTTCGCCAACAACATCAACACCCGCGAGGGCGGCACCCACCTCACCGGGTTCAAGACCGCGCTGACCCGGGTGGTCAACGACTACGCCAACGACAACGGGATGCTCAACGACCTCGACGAGAACCTCACGGGCGAGGACGTCCGTGAGGGTTTGACCGCGGTCATCTCGGTCAAGCACCCCGACCCGCAGTTCGAGGGCCAGACCAAGACCAAACTCGGCAACAGCGAGGTCCGCGGCATCGCGGAGTCGACGGTCCACGAGGGACTGGCGACGTTCTTCGAGGAGAACCCCGACACCGCCGAGGCCATCATCTCGAAGGCGGTCGAGGCCGCGAAGGCCCGCAAGGCCGCCAAGAAGGCCGAGGAGTTGACCCGCCGGAAGAACGCGCTCGAATCGACCGCGCTCCCCGGCAAACTCGCCGACTGTCAGTCGCGGGACCCCAGCGACGCCGAACTGTTCGTCGTGGAGGGCGACTCCGCGGGCGGGTCGGCCAAGCAGGCCCGCGACCGAGAGTTCCAGGCCATCCTCCCGCTGTTCGGCAAGGTGCTGAACGTCGAGAAACACCGCCTCGACCGGGTGCTGGAGAACGACAAGATTCGAAACTTCATCACCGCCATCGGCACCGGCGTCGGCGACGAGTTCGACCTCGACGAGGCGCGCTACCACAAGATCATCATCATGACGGACGCCGACGTCGACGGCGCCCACATCCGGACGCTGTACCTTACCCTGCTGTACCGGTACATGCGCCCGCTGCTCGAAGCGGGGTACGTCTACGCGGCCCAACCGCCGCTCTACCGCATCCGCTACCGGGGCGAGACGTACGACGCGATGACCGAGGCCGAGCGCGAGGAGATAATCGAGGAGAAATGCGACGGCAACCCCTCCCAGGTCCAGCGGTTCAAGGGGCTCGGCGAGATGAACCCCGAACAGCTCTGGGAGACGACGATGAACCCCGACAACCGCATCCTGAAGCAGGTCACCATCGAGGACGCCGCGGCGGCCGACAAGATGTTCTCGGTGCTGATGGGCGACGCGGTCGAACCGCGCAAGCAGTTCATCAAGGAACACGCCACCGAGGCCGAATGGGTCGACATCTGA
- the gyrA gene encoding DNA gyrase subunit A: protein MSADTPDLPDEVAERVRSVRVEDEMEQSYIDYAMSVIAGRALPDVRDGLKPVHRRILYAMHRAGITSGAGHRKCSNIVGDTMGDFHPHGDQSIYDALARMAQPFSMRYPLVDGQGNFGSVDGDPPAAMRYTEARMDSIAEELLADIDMDTVDWQSNYDDRLQEPEVLPSAFPNLLVNGSSGIAVGMSTNIPPHNLGEVIDATVELIENPEATVEDLMEHVKGPDFPTGANIVGRNAVHAAYKTGRGRIRVRAEFEVEENENGSDRILITELPFQTNKARMIEKIANSVNEGTIEGIRDLRDESDRDGIRIVVELKQNAMAEVVKNQLLEQYLEKTFGVINLALVDGQPQVLTLKETIEHYLDHRKDVVRRRSQHELDEAEDRAHILEGRLTALANADDVVDIIQDAEDRDEAKADLRAEYDFSEEQVDHIVRMQLGSLTSLEAAEIEDEYEEVQARIERLEEILGNESELLAVIKEELLEVKDEYADDRRTSFIEDTAEVTREDLIAEEDVVVVLTEQDYVKRMPVAQFDAQNRGGKGIIGGDIKEGDRVSKVFRANTHDHLLCFTNHGQVYRLKAYEIPEMSRTARGKSAINLLDLDDGEELTAVVNTDDFADDECLSMVTRDGYVKRTATEEFDNILSTGIIAAKLEDGDELVDVKVTDGTKDLLIATADGMSIRFDESEAREMGRNARGVHGVDLQDGDEVVGMVAADDDTDEDLLTVTERGYGKRTPLAEYRPQSRNGMGLVDIKTGDRNGSVTSVKAVGPDDGLIIMSSGGQIMRIRADDISEVGRNTMGVKVMELEGDDTVASVDVLPGGRRESGDESADLEAEVAEE from the coding sequence ATGAGTGCTGACACACCAGACCTCCCTGACGAGGTCGCAGAGCGAGTACGGAGCGTCCGCGTCGAGGACGAGATGGAGCAGAGTTACATCGACTACGCGATGTCGGTCATCGCGGGCCGGGCACTACCGGACGTCCGGGACGGCCTCAAGCCCGTCCACCGGCGCATCCTCTACGCGATGCACCGGGCGGGCATCACCAGCGGTGCCGGCCACCGGAAGTGTTCCAACATCGTGGGCGACACGATGGGCGACTTCCACCCCCACGGCGACCAGTCCATCTACGACGCGCTGGCCCGGATGGCCCAGCCCTTCTCGATGCGCTACCCCCTGGTCGACGGTCAGGGCAACTTCGGCTCGGTGGACGGCGACCCGCCGGCCGCGATGCGGTACACCGAGGCCCGGATGGACTCCATCGCCGAGGAGTTGCTGGCCGACATCGACATGGACACCGTCGACTGGCAGTCCAACTACGACGACCGGCTTCAGGAGCCGGAGGTGCTGCCCTCGGCGTTCCCGAACTTGCTGGTCAACGGGTCGTCCGGCATCGCGGTCGGGATGTCGACCAACATCCCGCCGCACAACCTCGGCGAGGTCATCGACGCGACGGTCGAACTCATCGAGAACCCAGAGGCGACCGTCGAGGACCTGATGGAGCACGTCAAGGGACCGGACTTCCCGACCGGCGCGAACATCGTCGGCCGGAACGCGGTCCACGCCGCGTACAAGACCGGCCGCGGGCGCATCCGGGTCCGCGCGGAGTTCGAGGTCGAGGAGAACGAGAACGGCAGCGACCGAATCCTCATCACCGAACTTCCCTTCCAGACAAACAAGGCCCGGATGATCGAGAAGATCGCCAACTCGGTCAACGAGGGCACCATCGAGGGTATCCGTGACCTGCGCGACGAGTCTGACCGCGACGGCATCCGCATCGTCGTCGAACTCAAGCAGAACGCGATGGCGGAGGTCGTCAAGAACCAGCTGCTGGAGCAGTACCTCGAGAAGACGTTCGGCGTCATCAACCTCGCGCTGGTCGACGGCCAGCCCCAGGTGCTGACGCTGAAGGAGACGATCGAACACTACCTTGACCACCGCAAGGACGTCGTCCGACGCCGGAGCCAGCACGAACTCGACGAAGCCGAGGACCGCGCCCACATCCTCGAAGGTCGGCTCACGGCGCTGGCGAACGCCGACGACGTGGTCGACATCATCCAGGACGCCGAGGACCGCGACGAGGCGAAGGCCGACCTGCGCGCGGAGTACGACTTCTCCGAGGAGCAGGTCGACCACATCGTCCGGATGCAACTCGGTAGCCTCACCTCGCTCGAAGCCGCCGAAATCGAAGACGAGTACGAGGAGGTCCAGGCCCGAATCGAGCGACTCGAAGAGATTCTGGGCAACGAGTCCGAACTGCTGGCGGTCATCAAGGAGGAACTGCTCGAAGTCAAGGACGAGTACGCCGACGACCGCCGGACCTCGTTCATCGAGGACACCGCCGAGGTGACCCGCGAGGACCTCATCGCCGAGGAGGACGTCGTCGTGGTGCTCACCGAGCAGGACTACGTCAAGCGGATGCCGGTCGCGCAGTTCGACGCCCAGAACCGCGGCGGCAAGGGCATCATCGGCGGCGACATCAAGGAGGGCGACCGGGTGTCGAAGGTGTTCCGGGCCAACACCCACGACCACCTGCTCTGCTTCACCAACCACGGGCAGGTCTACCGGCTGAAGGCCTACGAGATTCCGGAGATGTCCCGGACCGCCCGCGGGAAGTCGGCCATCAACCTCCTCGACCTCGACGACGGCGAGGAGCTGACGGCGGTCGTCAACACCGACGACTTCGCCGACGACGAGTGTCTGAGCATGGTCACCCGCGACGGCTACGTCAAGCGGACCGCGACCGAGGAGTTCGACAACATCCTCTCGACCGGCATCATCGCCGCGAAACTCGAAGACGGCGACGAACTCGTCGACGTGAAGGTCACCGACGGGACCAAGGACCTCCTGATAGCCACCGCCGACGGCATGTCCATCCGCTTCGACGAGAGCGAGGCCCGCGAGATGGGCCGCAACGCCCGCGGCGTCCACGGCGTCGACCTCCAGGACGGCGACGAGGTGGTCGGCATGGTCGCGGCCGACGACGACACCGACGAGGACCTGCTGACCGTGACCGAACGGGGCTACGGCAAGCGCACGCCGCTCGCGGAGTACCGCCCGCAGTCGCGTAACGGCATGGGCCTGGTCGACATCAAGACCGGCGACCGCAACGGGTCGGTCACGTCGGTCAAGGCGGTCGGCCCCGACGACGGACTCATCATCATGAGTTCGGGCGGCCAGATCATGCGCATCCGGGCCGACGACATCTCGGAGGTCGGCCGGAACACGATGGGCGTGAAGGTGATGGAACTCGAAGGTGACGACACGGTCGCGAGCGTCGACGTGCTGCCCGGCGGACGCCGGGAATCCGGCGACGAGTCGGCCGACCTCGAAGCCGAAGTCGCCGAAGAGTAA
- a CDS encoding HAD family hydrolase has product MTAYDAVLFDNDGVLVEPPSIDTLREAARSAFEAVGIDDAEESHVEDVMYGVTPDLLRDVCGAYGVDRETFWAARDRLASKGQRAEFEDGVRDCYDDVVALANFDHYFGIVSSNQHETIEFILEFFEFGDLFETYYGREATIESVARKKPEPYYLERALADIGADPDRALYVGDSESDVEAARRAGMDSAFVRRAHRADLELSVEPTYEVADLHDVERIANGERTTAKK; this is encoded by the coding sequence ATGACGGCCTACGACGCGGTGCTGTTCGACAACGACGGCGTGCTGGTCGAACCGCCGAGCATTGACACCCTCAGGGAGGCGGCGCGGAGCGCCTTCGAAGCGGTCGGCATCGACGACGCCGAGGAGTCCCACGTCGAGGACGTGATGTACGGAGTCACCCCCGACCTCCTCCGGGACGTCTGCGGGGCCTACGGCGTCGACCGGGAGACCTTCTGGGCGGCCCGCGACCGCCTCGCCTCGAAGGGCCAGCGCGCGGAGTTCGAGGACGGCGTGCGCGACTGTTACGACGACGTGGTCGCGCTGGCGAACTTCGACCACTACTTCGGTATCGTGAGTTCGAACCAGCACGAAACCATCGAGTTCATCCTGGAGTTCTTCGAGTTCGGCGACCTGTTCGAAACCTACTACGGCCGGGAGGCGACGATCGAGAGCGTCGCCCGGAAGAAGCCCGAACCCTACTACCTCGAACGCGCGCTCGCCGACATAGGCGCCGACCCCGACCGCGCGCTCTACGTCGGCGACAGCGAGAGCGACGTCGAGGCCGCCCGCCGGGCCGGGATGGACTCGGCGTTCGTCCGGCGCGCCCACCGCGCCGACCTCGAACTCTCGGTCGAACCGACGTACGAGGTCGCCGACCTCCACGACGTCGAGCGGATAGCGAACGGCGAGCGAACGACCGCGAAAAAGTGA